The sequence CCGTCATCGAAGTCGCCGGAATCGTAGTCGTCGTCATCGTCCTGATCCTGGTCTTGGTCCTGATCGGCATCCGCCTGCGCCTGGTCGTAGGAGCTCTGACGCTGGCTGTCGCCGCCGCTCTTGCCGACGTCATTGACGCCGGCATCGCGTGCGAGATCGCTGGATGACGAGCCGCTGTCCCACGGGCTCTTGCTCGCGCCCCCATCGGCGGTATTGCCGAAACCCTGCTGATGCGATCCGCCGCCCATCAGGCCGCGGATGCTGTTCATCAGCATCGATCCGCCGATAACGCCGGCAGCCGTCGCTGCGGCGGTGCCGAGAAACGATCCACCGCCGGTATTGCCGCCACCGAACAGTCCGCCGCCGGGATTTCCAGACCTGCCATCATTATTAGGCCGAGGATCATTCATGCGCGGATCGTCAGCCGCTCGTGCGTTGCCGAGCGCCTCACCGCTGTTCCAGACCGGCCCACGCTGCGCGCCATAGCCGTCGCCGGGACGGACGCTCGGCACCGAACCACGGCCCTGACCGGGTCCGAGAATCGCATCGCGCATGGAATCGAGAAAGCCGCCGGACGGGCGCGGCTCCTGTTCGCCGCCTTCCAGTTCCTGAATGCGGGCGTTGGCGCGCTTCAAGGCTTCATCCTGCACCAGCACCGTCTGCACCAGCGCGTAGACGGCATTTGGCGCACGGCGCAGCCCCTGCATGATTGCAGTTTCCGCGTCCGGCTCGCGCGGTGACGTCTCGAGCTTGGCGAGACGGTCGAACAGATCGTCAACCAGTTGGCGTTCCTGCGGCGTCATGATTCCCTCCTCAAGCATCCGGCATGCGAATGCGCGTCATGATGTAACGCCGCATTGTGTCGCCAGAAGCCCCGGCGTGGATTAAATTTAGGAAAGCCGCTGTCCGAAGTGCGACAAAACGACTTAGGCGTTGCGTTGAACTTTCAAGCGCGATCGAGCGTGACGTTGTTCGCAGTGAGCAGTTGGGGAAAGTGGTCGCTCGCGAGATAGGCATATTCCCGTTCGCGCTGATGGGTGACGTTGTCGACGCTGACGAGCGTTTCGTCCACGAAACCGGGATGGCACATCACGAGGCCGCCGCTTGGCAGGCCCTCGAGAAACCCCTGCATGGCGAGACCGAACTCGCCGCCGCGGACCATGTCATAGGCGCCAGCAAAGCCGGAATTGAACGCAACGCCTGCGCGCGCGCTTTTGCTGCGGAAGGTATCGCTCAGCGTATCCAGCAGCAGCGCTTTCGGATTGTTCAGCCGCCGGGCCAGCGGCAAGCTGCGGCCGCACTGGCGCACCCAGGCGCCGGGCGCGGCGTCCTTCACCGCGGCGAGGAATGCATCACGGATTTGCGGAAACAGTTGGACATGCTGGTGGCCGTCGACGTAATCCGGCGGGCGGCCGAACATTCGCCGGAAGGCGGCGATCTGCGCCAGCAGTTCGGCCTGAATGATCTCCCGATCGAGTTGCCGCAGCAGGCTCGTGCGCAGCAGTCTGCCGAGCGGCAGGAACTGGCCGCCGTCGAGCGGCTTGAAATGCATGGTGAGCGGACTGAACGGCGCGGTCAGTGTCGCGTGCAATCCGACCGCGCAGTCGGGATTTGCGGCAACCGCCTGGGTT is a genomic window of Bradyrhizobium sp. G127 containing:
- a CDS encoding DUF2076 domain-containing protein, giving the protein MTPQERQLVDDLFDRLAKLETSPREPDAETAIMQGLRRAPNAVYALVQTVLVQDEALKRANARIQELEGGEQEPRPSGGFLDSMRDAILGPGQGRGSVPSVRPGDGYGAQRGPVWNSGEALGNARAADDPRMNDPRPNNDGRSGNPGGGLFGGGNTGGGSFLGTAAATAAGVIGGSMLMNSIRGLMGGGSHQQGFGNTADGGASKSPWDSGSSSSDLARDAGVNDVGKSGGDSQRQSSYDQAQADADQDQDQDQDDDDDYDSGDFDDGDSDFA
- a CDS encoding ChbG/HpnK family deacetylase; the protein is MNVETPPRRIWLCADDYGMSPGVNRAIRDLIDKKRLNATSVMVVASAIDRAEIDALTQAVAANPDCAVGLHATLTAPFSPLTMHFKPLDGGQFLPLGRLLRTSLLRQLDREIIQAELLAQIAAFRRMFGRPPDYVDGHQHVQLFPQIRDAFLAAVKDAAPGAWVRQCGRSLPLARRLNNPKALLLDTLSDTFRSKSARAGVAFNSGFAGAYDMVRGGEFGLAMQGFLEGLPSGGLVMCHPGFVDETLVSVDNVTHQREREYAYLASDHFPQLLTANNVTLDRA